A single genomic interval of Bos javanicus breed banteng chromosome 8, ARS-OSU_banteng_1.0, whole genome shotgun sequence harbors:
- the LOC133253425 gene encoding olfactory receptor 13C7-like codes for MDRSNWTSPLVGFVLLGLSAHPKLEKIFFVLILLMYLVILLGNGVLILVTVLDSRLRTPMYFFLGNLSFLDICYTTSSVPLILDSFLTPRKTIPFSACAVQMFLSFAMGATECVLLGMMAFDRYVAICNPLRYPEVMSKAVYVPMAAGSWVAGSTSAMVQTSLAMQLPFCGDNVINHFTCEILAVLKLACADISINIISMAMANVIFLGIPVLFIFFSYVFIIATILKIPSAEGRKKAFSICSAHLTVVVIFYGTILFMYGKPKSKDPLGADKQDVADKLTSLFYGVVTPMLNPIIYSLRNKDVKAAVRNLVTQKCFNW; via the coding sequence ATGGACAGATCCAATTGGACCTCCCCCCTGGTGGGGTTCGTTCTCCTGGGCCTCTCAGCCCACCCAAAGCTGGAGAAAATATTCTTTGTGCTCATCCTGCTCATGTACCTGGTGATCCTGCTGGGCAATGGGGTCCTCATCCTGGTGACCGTCCTTGACTCCCGCCTGCGcacacccatgtacttcttcctgggGAACCTCTCCTTCCTGGACATCTGCTACACAACCTCCTCAGTCCCCCTCATCCTTGACAGCTTCCTGACCCCCAGGaaaaccattcccttctcagcCTGTGCTGTGCAGATGTTCCTCTCCTTTGCCATGGGGGCCACGGAGTGTGTGCTTCTGGGCATGATGGCATTTGATCGCTATGTGGCTATCTGCAACCCTCTAAGGTACCCTGAGGTCATGAGCAAGGCTGTCTATGTGCCCATGGCTGCTGGCTCCTGGGTAGCTGGAAGCACCAGTGCCATGGTGCAGACATCCCTAGCAATGCAACTGCCCTTCTGTGGGGACAACGTCATTAACCACTTCACCTGTGAGATCCTGGCTGTCCTGAAGTTGGCCTGTGCTGACATCTCCATCAATATAATCAGTATGGCGATGGCCAATGTGATCTTTCTGGGCATCCCAGTTCTGTTCATCTTTTTCTCCTATGTGTTCATCATTGCTACCATCTTGAAGATCCCCTCAGCTGAGGGGAGGAAAAAGGCCTTCTCCATCTGCTCTGCCCACCTCACAGTTGTGGTCATCTTCTACGGGACCATCCTCTTCATGTATGGAAAGCCCAAATCCAAGGACCCTCTGGGGGCAGACAAACAGGATGTTGCAGACAAGCTCACCTCCCTCTTCTATGGGGTGGTGACCCCCATGCTCAACCCCATCATCTACAGCCTCAGGAACAAGGATGTGAAGGCTGCTGTGAGGAACCTGGTGACTCAGAAATGCTTCAACTGGTGA
- the LOC133253426 gene encoding olfactory receptor 13C7: MESANHTASVTEFILLGLSAHPKLEKTLFVLILLTYLVILLGNGVLILVTIFDSHLHTPMYFFLGNLSFLDICYTTSSVPLILDSFLTPRKTIPFSACAVQMFLSFAMGATECVLLGMMAFDRYMAICNPLRYPIVMSKAVYVPMATGSWAAGWAASIVQTSLAMRLPFCGDNVINHFTCEILAVLRLACADISINVVSMGVTNVIFLGVPVLLIFVSYIFILTTILRIPSAEGRKKAFSTCSAHLTVVVIFYGTILFMYGKPKSKDPLGADKQDLSNKLTSLFYGVVTPMLNPIIYSLRNKDVKAAVRNLVSQKCFIW; this comes from the coding sequence ATGGAAAGTGCCAACCATACAGCCTCTGTGACAGAGTTCATTCTTCTGGGCCTCTCAGCCCACCCAAAGCTGGAGAAAACACTCTTTGTGCTCATCCTGCTCACGTACCTGGTGATCCTGCTGGGCAATGGGGTCCTCATCCTGGTGACCATCTTTGACTCCCACCtgcacacacccatgtacttcttcctgggGAACCTCTCCTTCCTGGACATCTGCTATACAACTTCCTCAGTCCCCCTCATCCTTGACAGCTTCCTGACCCCCAGGaaaaccattcccttctcagcCTGTGCTGTGCAGATGTTCCTCTCCTTTGCCATGGGGGCCACGGAGTGTGTGCTTCTGGGCATGATGGCATTTGACCGCTATATGGCCATCTGCAACCCCCTGAGGTACCCCATAGTCATGAGCAAGGCTGTCTATGTGCCCATGGCTACTGGCTCCTGGGCAGCTGGATGGGCTGCCTCTATTGTTCAAACATCCCTTGCGATGAGGCTGCCCTTCTGTGGGGACAATGTCATCAACCACTTCACCTGTGAGATCCTGGCTGTCCTGAGGCTGGCCTGTGCTGACATCTCCATCAATGTGGTCAGTATGGGGGTGACTAATGTGATCTTTCTGGGGGTCCCAGTTCTGCTCATCTTTGTCTCCTACATCTTCATCCTCACCACCATCCTGAGAATACCTTCAGCTGAGGGGAGGAAAaaggccttctccacctgctctgCCCACCTCACAGTTGTGGTCATCTTCTATGGGACCATCCTCTTCATGTATGGGAAGCCCAAATCCAAGGACCCTCTAGGGGCAGACAAACAGGACCTTTCAAACAAGCTCACCTCTCTCTTCTATGGGGTGGTGACCCCCATGCTCAACCCCATCATCTACAGCCTCAGGAACAAGGATGTGAAGGCTGCTGTGCGGAACCTGGTGAGTCAGAAATGCTTCATCTGGTGA